A region of Marinifilum sp. JC120 DNA encodes the following proteins:
- a CDS encoding mechanosensitive ion channel protein MscS, with amino-acid sequence MPRSAPKRLILILSILLLTFSAVSDAQAETATETLINMVGTLDADIERQDLAVKDLNKHIPSMIEKYDARLHKAQVRLDQLKMLRGMAKQTPWSYRTVIMQLDDVRSYVQLAKSDLLIEKNRLKKIKQGFDVINEIHFKTKITDQQLKHKLIETKGKYLRVRKEAATLKRTIDAALLKSDKLVESLAEDHKVTHKFYAQTLKSFYFEPNLILFFPQAWKDISYSFEEWRESYTKFYHPLIVWVEWNDFLLIMSAVTILLWLILRALVKKMLRRPMFSNHQLSFYNRGLFLISLGTAILFARVFTLFTANQITGLLWTEAITLGAIICTRNFLWVREKVQPAPLIYTPMFILWSLMTAGDIMHMLTLPAECLSIVWFALSIAGLAALHFNRNRYTLQITRSTSKANKVILASSAFFTLLGFGTQAMMLTQIWFLFLVTMKICAALKTIMITDLPQPEYQLPDDQDLDEDEQKKFEQGLREAQHHNQMVQLFYPLSVSVIIFMFIGWATAYMGGIPFARFVFRHMDMNIAGADISVKNLFYILILFFAARLALFWLKSFVSNTSINGQRIESALAHTLSTIGSYIVWVVFLLASFFLLGIPMSALTWIASGLSIGIGFGMKDIVSNFVSGLIILFGGSIKKGDTLQHKKIIGTVADVSIRNTTIKALDNSMVIIPNSSFLKGEIINLNYQDTRIRVTIPITLVPGSKVKKAKKIMLKVIKKHPNVLKEPAPNLLFKRFGLLGLDFEMNFWVSHFENKFPTESDIMDELDQKFQGKKIKVAFRGVKTKYKPKGDEAAQIAAQRENLKEKRKLVSKTFRSAALRKHRFLNKIEMDRPE; translated from the coding sequence ATGCCCAGAAGTGCACCCAAAAGGCTGATTTTAATTCTGTCAATTCTACTACTCACCTTTTCGGCAGTCTCCGACGCTCAGGCGGAAACCGCAACTGAAACACTGATCAATATGGTCGGAACCCTTGATGCCGATATTGAACGACAGGATCTGGCAGTAAAAGACCTAAACAAACATATTCCTAGCATGATCGAGAAGTATGACGCCCGACTGCATAAAGCACAGGTACGACTTGATCAATTGAAAATGCTCCGCGGAATGGCGAAACAGACTCCATGGTCCTACCGCACGGTCATCATGCAGCTGGATGATGTAAGGTCTTATGTCCAACTGGCAAAATCCGACCTGCTAATTGAAAAAAACAGGCTAAAAAAAATCAAGCAGGGCTTCGATGTCATAAATGAAATTCATTTCAAGACTAAAATTACCGATCAGCAACTTAAGCATAAATTAATAGAAACCAAAGGCAAGTATTTACGTGTCCGCAAAGAAGCAGCAACTCTGAAGCGAACCATTGATGCGGCACTCCTAAAATCAGATAAACTTGTGGAATCTCTGGCTGAAGACCATAAGGTCACCCACAAATTTTATGCCCAGACCCTGAAAAGTTTTTATTTTGAGCCCAATCTGATCTTGTTTTTTCCGCAGGCTTGGAAAGATATCAGCTACTCCTTTGAAGAATGGCGGGAAAGCTACACTAAATTTTACCATCCCCTTATTGTCTGGGTTGAATGGAATGATTTCCTGCTGATCATGAGTGCCGTAACTATCCTTTTGTGGCTGATCCTGCGCGCGTTAGTCAAAAAGATGCTGCGCAGGCCCATGTTCAGTAACCATCAGCTTTCATTTTATAATAGAGGATTATTCCTAATTTCTCTGGGGACGGCAATTCTGTTCGCCCGTGTTTTCACCCTATTCACCGCCAATCAGATTACCGGGCTGCTCTGGACCGAGGCTATTACCCTTGGTGCAATCATCTGCACCCGAAATTTCCTCTGGGTGCGGGAAAAAGTTCAGCCTGCTCCGCTTATCTATACTCCCATGTTCATTCTCTGGAGCCTGATGACTGCCGGAGATATCATGCACATGCTGACCCTGCCAGCGGAGTGTCTGTCAATTGTCTGGTTCGCACTCAGCATCGCGGGTCTGGCGGCCCTGCACTTCAACCGCAACAGATACACCCTGCAAATAACCCGCTCCACATCCAAAGCGAACAAAGTAATCCTTGCCAGTTCAGCATTTTTCACCCTGCTGGGCTTTGGCACACAGGCCATGATGCTGACCCAGATATGGTTCCTATTTCTGGTAACCATGAAAATCTGCGCGGCCCTGAAAACAATTATGATCACCGACCTGCCCCAACCGGAATACCAACTGCCCGATGATCAAGATCTTGATGAGGACGAGCAGAAGAAATTTGAACAGGGACTGCGCGAAGCACAGCACCATAACCAGATGGTCCAACTTTTTTATCCGCTTTCAGTGTCGGTCATAATCTTCATGTTTATCGGCTGGGCAACGGCATATATGGGCGGTATTCCCTTTGCCCGCTTTGTGTTCCGGCACATGGACATGAATATTGCCGGGGCGGATATCTCGGTAAAGAATCTTTTTTACATCCTGATTCTTTTCTTTGCCGCACGACTGGCCCTTTTCTGGCTGAAATCCTTTGTCAGCAATACTTCAATTAACGGGCAACGCATTGAATCAGCATTAGCCCATACCCTTTCCACCATCGGGTCGTACATTGTCTGGGTGGTTTTCCTGCTTGCTTCATTCTTCCTGCTGGGCATACCCATGTCCGCACTGACTTGGATTGCCAGCGGCCTTTCCATCGGTATCGGTTTCGGTATGAAAGATATTGTCAGCAATTTTGTCAGCGGACTTATCATCCTTTTCGGCGGATCAATTAAAAAAGGGGACACCCTGCAACATAAAAAGATAATCGGCACAGTGGCCGATGTTTCCATCCGAAACACGACCATTAAGGCCCTAGACAACAGCATGGTCATCATCCCCAACTCCAGTTTCCTGAAAGGGGAAATCATCAATCTCAACTATCAGGATACCCGCATCAGGGTGACCATCCCCATCACCCTTGTTCCCGGTTCAAAGGTCAAAAAGGCCAAAAAAATAATGCTGAAAGTAATCAAAAAACATCCCAATGTGCTCAAAGAGCCTGCCCCTAATCTTTTATTCAAACGTTTTGGATTATTAGGATTGGATTTTGAAATGAACTTCTGGGTCAGCCACTTTGAGAATAAATTCCCCACGGAATCGGATATCATGGATGAGCTGGACCAAAAATTCCAAGGTAAGAAAATCAAGGTCGCCTTCCGCGGAGTCAAGACCAAGTACAAACCCAAAGGTGATGAAGCCGCCCAGATTGCGGCTCAGCGAGAAAACCTCAAAGAAAAACGTAAGCTTGTCAGCAAGACCTTCAGATCAGCGGCCCTGCGCAAGCATCGCTTTTTGAATAAGATTGAAATGGATAGACCGGAATAG
- a CDS encoding APC family permease: MSGIFTSLAVMMSPRGLEAAGHGAGLGGAVFLGILVLAALSSICTARSMDKLSSGELRATPVDRVAFGFLDAARFFTLTVLAVSWLGIAGYAVNEIFISSFPNLAASFIILGLAVWSCFLSKKYAGDLFGGTLTLAFVFFIYVAVMVNQPVSGGMGYPTELPELFSPLLPAVITEVGPVGWLHLIFLGVFAFVGFDLPLVFENKWSRAVPAVFMIFVAFGLFVWAALLVKTPEELLNSTVPHLAVAGQILEGNGRLLMGGTIVFATFAAICALFRLFGHKVRGVLAEDYSRYATGGAAVFIGAIIAIMLVNGWAGKDELESLIAAGLCFWFGSYALIDLLGIIAMRRAGRFYLPRFLTLGLHLVAAAVCCLDIEFLNYFLYAVGCLAVAGIVLGFTMKEYCDYPPLEEVESEDEIDPESEESEEVQSNPVQDDSEDEELNIVSYK, translated from the coding sequence ATGAGCGGTATATTCACATCTCTTGCCGTAATGATGTCTCCAAGAGGACTGGAGGCCGCCGGACACGGTGCCGGGCTGGGTGGGGCTGTTTTTCTGGGGATTCTGGTTCTGGCTGCACTTTCATCTATCTGTACTGCGCGCAGTATGGATAAACTCTCGTCCGGAGAATTGCGGGCCACCCCTGTTGATCGTGTTGCATTTGGATTTTTAGATGCGGCCCGTTTTTTTACCCTAACCGTACTGGCTGTTTCGTGGCTGGGTATTGCCGGATATGCCGTTAATGAAATTTTTATCTCCTCATTTCCTAATCTTGCAGCCTCATTTATTATTCTCGGTCTTGCTGTTTGGTCCTGCTTTCTATCAAAGAAATATGCGGGGGACCTTTTCGGAGGAACATTAACTCTGGCTTTTGTTTTCTTCATTTATGTGGCGGTGATGGTTAACCAGCCCGTGTCCGGGGGGATGGGGTATCCCACCGAACTGCCGGAATTATTTTCTCCGTTGCTGCCCGCTGTAATTACCGAAGTCGGGCCTGTGGGCTGGCTGCATTTGATCTTTTTGGGCGTATTCGCTTTTGTGGGCTTTGATCTGCCGCTGGTGTTTGAAAACAAATGGTCAAGAGCTGTTCCTGCTGTTTTTATGATCTTTGTTGCATTCGGGCTTTTCGTTTGGGCCGCATTGCTGGTTAAGACTCCCGAGGAATTGCTAAATTCCACAGTCCCTCATCTTGCGGTAGCAGGACAGATTCTTGAAGGTAACGGACGTCTGCTCATGGGCGGAACAATTGTTTTCGCTACCTTCGCAGCTATATGTGCCTTGTTTCGTCTGTTCGGGCATAAGGTGCGTGGAGTTCTTGCTGAAGATTACTCCCGCTATGCAACCGGGGGCGCGGCTGTTTTTATTGGTGCGATCATCGCTATCATGTTGGTCAACGGCTGGGCTGGAAAGGATGAGCTGGAATCCCTTATTGCCGCAGGTCTTTGTTTTTGGTTCGGTTCTTACGCGCTGATCGATTTGCTGGGTATCATTGCCATGCGTCGCGCCGGGCGTTTTTATCTACCCAGATTTCTAACACTGGGACTGCACCTTGTCGCTGCTGCCGTATGTTGCCTGGATATCGAATTTCTCAACTATTTTCTTTATGCCGTCGGCTGTCTTGCTGTGGCCGGGATAGTTCTTGGTTTTACCATGAAGGAATACTGCGATTATCCCCCGTTGGAAGAAGTTGAGTCCGAGGATGAAATAGATCCCGAATCTGAAGAAAGTGAAGAAGTTCAGAGCAATCCGGTTCAGGATGATTCAGAAGACGAAGAACTGAATATTGTCAGTTATAAATAG
- a CDS encoding anti-sigma factor antagonist has product MGLEVGEIKNDGVITFKLKGRLDSNTSNDFEERLLNMIQDGESKIILDFENLEYISSAGLRVLLKAARELKGGDGKLMLCSLKDYIREVFDLSGFVSFLPIYDSMDECLGAF; this is encoded by the coding sequence ATGGGTCTTGAAGTTGGTGAGATTAAAAACGATGGGGTTATTACCTTTAAGCTTAAAGGGCGTCTTGATTCTAATACATCCAATGACTTTGAAGAAAGGTTGCTGAATATGATTCAGGACGGTGAAAGCAAGATTATTCTGGATTTTGAAAATCTTGAATATATTTCCAGTGCTGGCCTCCGGGTCCTACTCAAAGCAGCCAGAGAGCTCAAGGGCGGGGACGGCAAGCTCATGCTTTGTTCCCTCAAGGATTATATCAGGGAAGTTTTTGATCTTTCCGGTTTTGTTTCCTTTCTGCCCATCTACGATTCCATGGATGAATGTCTGGGCGCTTTCTAG
- a CDS encoding ATP-binding protein translates to MVNNLETQAEGGVTSSFSLSSDISELKVLAEKIETFGSENGISDKAVFELNLVLDELFTNLVSYGCQSDMHRFDLVMELQAGILTIWIEDNGKEFNPLDAPEPDVQCNCEERKVGGLGIHFMRKMMDRIEYTWDDGRNKLTLTKNVQ, encoded by the coding sequence TTGGTAAATAATTTGGAGACGCAGGCAGAAGGCGGTGTCACATCTTCCTTTTCATTGAGTTCAGATATTTCTGAACTCAAGGTTCTTGCTGAAAAAATTGAAACTTTCGGCAGTGAAAACGGTATTTCCGACAAGGCAGTGTTTGAGCTCAATCTTGTTCTTGATGAGCTTTTTACCAATCTTGTCAGTTATGGATGCCAGTCCGACATGCATAGGTTTGACCTTGTCATGGAACTTCAGGCTGGAATCCTTACCATCTGGATTGAAGATAATGGTAAGGAATTCAATCCCCTTGACGCTCCTGAGCCGGACGTGCAGTGCAATTGCGAAGAACGTAAGGTCGGTGGGCTGGGAATCCATTTCATGCGTAAAATGATGGATCGTATTGAATATACTTGGGACGATGGCAGGAATAAATTGACGTTGACCAAAAACGTTCAATAG